From the genome of Rhodobacteraceae bacterium Araon29, one region includes:
- a CDS encoding LysR family transcriptional regulator, protein MRNLDLTILRSFVTVVETGGVTQAAGILNLTQSAVSMQLKRLEELLAVEVLQRAGRKLVITPAGEQLLGFAKRMVELNDEVFLRMTDRTHVGAIALGVPTDIVFPHIPNVLKRFNAEFPQVKVQLISSFTAALKDEFRKGEIDIILTTEQGLDAGGETLKEAALRWIGAPQGKAWQQRPLPFASCQSCNFRSVGFAALDQAGIAWTDVVTSESEIAAEASASADLAVLTRLEGHHPPHLELIEPNGQLPDLGTSLVNIYGPVQKTEFAQRLKEIIRVSFAGVS, encoded by the coding sequence ATGAGAAATTTGGATTTAACCATATTGCGTTCCTTTGTGACCGTTGTTGAAACCGGCGGCGTTACGCAGGCCGCAGGGATATTAAACCTAACCCAGTCGGCGGTTTCAATGCAGCTAAAGCGGCTTGAAGAGCTGTTGGCGGTCGAGGTTTTGCAGCGGGCCGGGCGTAAATTGGTGATCACACCGGCCGGCGAGCAATTGCTTGGCTTTGCCAAGCGCATGGTTGAGCTGAATGATGAAGTCTTTTTGCGCATGACGGATCGTACCCATGTTGGCGCCATTGCCTTAGGGGTTCCAACCGATATTGTTTTTCCACATATCCCAAACGTCCTAAAGCGGTTTAACGCTGAATTTCCCCAAGTAAAGGTGCAACTGATTTCATCCTTTACTGCTGCGTTGAAGGATGAATTTAGAAAGGGCGAAATTGATATTATACTGACCACCGAGCAGGGTTTGGATGCGGGAGGAGAAACCTTAAAAGAGGCTGCGCTGCGCTGGATCGGAGCGCCGCAGGGCAAAGCATGGCAGCAGCGACCCTTGCCGTTCGCATCCTGCCAGTCCTGTAATTTCAGATCTGTTGGCTTTGCCGCTTTAGACCAAGCTGGTATTGCTTGGACCGATGTTGTGACATCTGAGTCCGAAATTGCCGCCGAGGCCAGTGCCAGTGCTGATTTGGCTGTGCTGACACGGCTAGAAGGGCATCACCCGCCGCATCTTGAGCTGATCGAGCCCAATGGACAATTGCCTGATCTTGGCACCAGCCTTGTGAATATCTATGGGCCGGTGCAGAAAACCGAGTTCGCGCAACGTTTGAAAGAGATCATTCGGGTTAGCTTTGCTGGAGTGAGTTAG
- the ccrA gene encoding crotonyl-CoA carboxylase/reductase, whose translation MALDRETNIAVYEAPEKDLYEVGEMPPLGHVPAKMYAWAIRRERHGEPDTAFQVEVVDIPQVGAQDVLVLVMAAGVNYNGVWAGLGVPISPFDVHKADYHIAGSDAAGIVWAVGEKVTRWKVGDEVVIHCNQDDGDDEECNGGDPMFSASQRIWGYETPDGSFAQFTSVQSQQLMPRPKHLTWEESACYTLTLATAYRMLFGHHPHELKPGQNVLVWGASGGLGSYAIQLINTAGANAIGVISDEDKREFVLGLGAAGVINRRDFDCWGQLPTVNSPEYKTWFGEVRKFGKAIWDFTGKGVNVDMVFEHPGESTFPVSTFVCKKGGMVVICAGTTGYNLTMDARYVWMNQKRIQGSHFAHLKQAAAANKLMVERRLDPCMSEVFGWEEIPKAHVKMRRNEHKPGNMAVLVQAPRTGLRTFEDTIAK comes from the coding sequence TTGGCCTTGGATCGTGAAACCAACATTGCAGTATATGAGGCACCTGAAAAAGACCTTTACGAAGTGGGTGAAATGCCCCCCCTAGGTCATGTTCCAGCTAAAATGTATGCTTGGGCCATTCGCCGCGAGCGGCATGGCGAACCTGACACGGCATTTCAGGTTGAAGTGGTAGATATTCCGCAGGTTGGGGCTCAGGATGTTTTGGTTTTGGTTATGGCTGCCGGGGTCAATTATAATGGTGTCTGGGCCGGTTTGGGCGTTCCCATCAGTCCATTTGATGTTCACAAAGCAGACTACCACATCGCTGGCTCGGATGCGGCTGGTATTGTGTGGGCTGTGGGTGAAAAGGTCACGCGTTGGAAGGTGGGCGACGAGGTTGTGATCCATTGCAATCAAGATGATGGGGACGACGAAGAATGTAATGGTGGCGATCCGATGTTTTCCGCAAGTCAGCGCATTTGGGGATATGAGACACCGGATGGATCATTTGCACAGTTCACCTCGGTTCAATCGCAACAGCTAATGCCACGCCCAAAGCATCTTACTTGGGAAGAAAGCGCGTGTTATACGCTGACGCTTGCTACCGCGTATAGGATGTTATTTGGCCACCATCCGCACGAATTAAAGCCAGGTCAGAATGTACTTGTCTGGGGGGCTTCTGGCGGTTTGGGCTCCTATGCTATTCAGCTGATAAACACTGCTGGTGCAAATGCAATTGGTGTGATTTCAGATGAAGACAAACGCGAGTTTGTACTTGGACTTGGCGCCGCTGGGGTCATTAATCGCCGAGACTTTGACTGTTGGGGGCAATTGCCGACGGTCAATAGCCCTGAATATAAGACTTGGTTTGGCGAGGTGCGGAAGTTTGGCAAAGCGATCTGGGATTTCACTGGTAAGGGCGTCAATGTCGATATGGTGTTTGAACACCCGGGCGAAAGTACATTTCCGGTGTCAACATTTGTGTGTAAAAAAGGCGGCATGGTTGTGATCTGTGCGGGCACAACAGGTTACAACCTAACCATGGATGCCCGCTATGTTTGGATGAACCAGAAAAGAATTCAAGGTAGTCATTTTGCGCATTTAAAGCAGGCAGCAGCGGCAAACAAGTTGATGGTAGAGCGGCGTTTGGACCCCTGTATGTCCGAAGTTTTTGGTTGGGAAGAAATTCCTAAAGCCCATGTAAAAATGCGCCGAAATGAACACAAGCCGGGCAATATGGCGGTACTGGTTCAGGCGCCGCGCACCGGGCTTCGCACGTTTGAAGATACGATCGCAAAATAA
- a CDS encoding acyl-CoA dehydrogenase yields the protein MDLGVSPKVTPLIEAVRDMVETDIAPLDAEYHAEVGRHPSGERFALTDRQVEIMEGLKAKARARNLWNFWLTDSERGYGLSTVEYAYLAEEMGKVSIAAEVFNCSAPDTGNMEVLERYGTQEHKDRWLGDLLEGKIRSAYVMTEPGLASSDAAQLAFEAKRDGDEFVLNGEKWWISGAGDPRCGLYILMACTDPDAAKHSRHTMFAMDAKMPGIEILRPMEVFGNDDAPHGHMHLRFTNVRIPASAVILGEGRGFEVAQGRLGPGRIHHCMRAIGQAEKALEMMCRRGLSREAFGKRLTELGANYDIIANARMEIEMARLLCLKAAYMMDTAGVRAAQPWISQIKVVAPLMAGKVVDEAMQMHGAGGISQDFNLAHMWTHIRTLRFADGPDAVHRRQVARAELKKYTNSET from the coding sequence ATGGACTTAGGTGTATCGCCAAAAGTAACCCCTCTGATCGAGGCAGTACGTGATATGGTGGAAACTGATATTGCGCCTCTTGATGCTGAATATCATGCCGAAGTTGGCCGCCATCCCAGTGGTGAACGCTTTGCCCTGACCGACCGTCAGGTTGAAATTATGGAGGGGCTTAAAGCCAAGGCGCGGGCAAGAAATCTGTGGAATTTTTGGCTGACCGACAGTGAGCGCGGCTATGGGCTAAGCACGGTTGAATACGCCTATCTGGCAGAAGAAATGGGCAAAGTGAGCATTGCTGCCGAAGTTTTCAACTGTTCTGCACCAGACACCGGAAATATGGAAGTGCTTGAGCGCTATGGAACACAAGAGCATAAAGATCGCTGGTTGGGGGATCTGCTGGAAGGAAAAATTCGCTCAGCCTATGTGATGACAGAGCCAGGATTAGCATCCTCTGATGCTGCACAACTGGCTTTTGAAGCCAAGCGCGACGGGGATGAATTTGTCTTAAATGGTGAAAAGTGGTGGATATCAGGCGCAGGTGATCCTCGCTGTGGGCTTTATATCCTAATGGCGTGCACCGATCCCGATGCCGCCAAGCACAGCCGCCACACAATGTTCGCAATGGACGCGAAAATGCCGGGAATTGAAATATTGAGGCCTATGGAGGTCTTTGGAAATGATGATGCACCGCACGGGCACATGCATCTTCGGTTCACCAATGTTCGCATTCCGGCAAGCGCTGTTATTTTAGGTGAGGGCCGCGGTTTCGAAGTTGCACAGGGCCGACTTGGTCCTGGCCGTATCCATCATTGTATGCGCGCCATCGGTCAGGCAGAAAAAGCGCTTGAAATGATGTGCCGCCGTGGTCTGTCACGAGAAGCCTTTGGAAAACGCCTAACAGAATTGGGCGCCAATTATGACATTATTGCAAATGCGCGGATGGAAATTGAAATGGCGCGTTTGCTATGCCTGAAAGCTGCCTACATGATGGATACAGCAGGTGTTCGGGCAGCGCAGCCGTGGATTTCACAGATTAAAGTAGTGGCCCCGCTAATGGCCGGGAAAGTTGTTGACGAGGCCATGCAAATGCATGGTGCGGGCGGTATCAGTCAGGACTTTAATCTGGCCCATATGTGGACCCATATTCGCACGTTGCGGTTTGCCGATGGTCCCGATGCGGTGCATCGACGTCAGGTGGCGCGGGCTGAGTTGAAAAAATATACGAACTCTGAAACCTAA
- a CDS encoding long-chain-fatty-acid--CoA ligase — MFGNMMHRPLSIIEILRFSVEAHPKAEIVSVRTEGDVHRYTYPECYSRVGKLAHALAKLGIKTGDRVATLAWNGYRHFELYYAIAGIGGVCHTLNPRLSAEQMIYITNHAEDRVMFVDTTFVPVVEALADKFPKDMQFVVMTDRAHMPKSALNLLCYEDLIQDEPQAYDWPEFPEETAAGLCYTSGTTGNPKGALYSHRSTVLHAFTAAISISDGLNEGARVLPVVPLFHVNAWGLPYAAPLTGASLIFPGGALDGASLFDLMDREKVTSAWGVPTVWLGLQGEIASRGRNPEGFASIIVGGSAAPRSLIAAFEKSGVTVCHAWGMTEMSPVGTHGILSSHHKETLNEEELLDLKALQGRRVFGVDLKIVDEDGNRLPHDGEEAGELFVRGNTIISSYFNDAEASKAAMDADGWFGTGDVASINDEGFLIIQDRAKDLIKSGGEWISSIDLENVVMAHPEVANCAVIAVAHPKWDERPLLIIVPAGEARVAKDDIDALLLDHVAKWQLPDAIEFVDALPLTATGKVSKLTLRKQFADYKLPDMK; from the coding sequence ATGTTCGGAAACATGATGCACCGGCCTTTGTCGATCATCGAGATTTTACGATTTTCGGTAGAAGCGCACCCTAAGGCTGAGATTGTTTCGGTTAGAACCGAGGGTGATGTCCATCGATATACCTATCCCGAGTGCTATAGCCGGGTGGGGAAACTGGCGCATGCTCTAGCCAAGCTGGGCATCAAAACCGGTGATCGTGTGGCCACCTTGGCATGGAATGGATATCGCCACTTTGAGCTCTACTACGCGATCGCTGGGATTGGCGGGGTTTGTCACACCCTTAATCCACGGCTCAGCGCGGAGCAGATGATCTATATTACCAATCACGCCGAAGACCGGGTGATGTTTGTCGACACAACCTTTGTGCCTGTGGTTGAAGCTTTGGCTGACAAGTTTCCCAAGGATATGCAGTTTGTGGTGATGACCGACAGGGCGCATATGCCAAAAAGCGCATTAAACTTGCTCTGCTATGAAGACTTAATCCAAGATGAGCCGCAAGCTTATGACTGGCCGGAATTTCCTGAGGAAACCGCCGCAGGCTTGTGTTACACATCTGGCACCACCGGCAATCCCAAGGGTGCGCTTTATTCGCATCGCTCAACAGTTCTGCATGCCTTTACCGCTGCTATATCAATCTCAGATGGGCTAAATGAAGGCGCACGCGTTTTGCCTGTTGTGCCTTTGTTTCACGTCAACGCATGGGGGCTGCCTTATGCTGCCCCTTTAACCGGCGCATCGCTTATCTTCCCGGGCGGCGCGTTAGACGGTGCATCGCTTTTTGATCTTATGGACCGAGAAAAGGTAACCTCGGCTTGGGGCGTGCCCACAGTTTGGTTGGGGCTACAGGGCGAAATTGCATCCCGAGGACGAAATCCAGAAGGCTTTGCAAGCATTATTGTGGGCGGCTCTGCCGCGCCGCGGTCACTGATTGCGGCTTTTGAGAAATCTGGCGTTACAGTTTGTCATGCTTGGGGAATGACGGAAATGAGCCCGGTGGGCACCCATGGTATTTTATCATCGCATCACAAAGAGACGCTGAATGAAGAAGAGTTGCTGGATCTAAAAGCCCTACAAGGGCGGCGCGTTTTTGGCGTTGACCTCAAAATTGTCGACGAAGATGGCAACCGCCTGCCACATGATGGTGAAGAGGCGGGTGAGTTGTTTGTGCGTGGTAATACGATCATAAGCAGCTATTTCAATGACGCTGAAGCCAGCAAAGCAGCTATGGATGCCGATGGCTGGTTTGGAACCGGTGATGTCGCTTCGATCAATGACGAAGGATTTTTGATCATTCAAGACCGCGCCAAAGACCTGATTAAGTCTGGCGGTGAATGGATTAGCTCAATTGATCTAGAAAATGTTGTTATGGCCCACCCTGAGGTTGCCAATTGCGCTGTCATTGCGGTGGCCCATCCCAAATGGGATGAACGGCCACTGTTGATTATTGTTCCGGCAGGAGAGGCGCGGGTCGCAAAAGACGATATCGATGCTTTACTGCTTGATCATGTGGCAAAATGGCAATTGCCTGATGCCATTGAATTTGTCGACGCACTGCCGCTAACGGCAACAGGCAAGGTGTCAAAACTTACCCTGCGCAAGCAATTTGCCGACTATAAACTACCAGATATGAAATAG
- a CDS encoding autoinducer synthase, protein MLTYLWAKQLAKRPLLRDSMFRDRADQFKTRLNWQVDVDQNGFERDEYDALNPLYVIWESPQGLHQGSLRLLPTTGRNMIKDHFSHLLDEQMKESPKLWECSRFCLARHAPRQVASNLMLAAGEAMVGFGVIECIAIFDQRMMRIYRLLGAQPRLIGSSGTGKDFVGVGIWKFTSQNRETVSQKAGVSAKASAKWFDHAFGSTCRQAELG, encoded by the coding sequence ATGTTGACCTATCTTTGGGCAAAACAATTAGCCAAGCGACCATTATTGCGCGATAGTATGTTTCGAGATCGTGCAGACCAATTCAAAACCCGGTTAAACTGGCAGGTAGACGTGGATCAAAACGGGTTTGAGAGGGATGAATACGATGCTCTTAATCCGCTTTATGTGATTTGGGAATCCCCGCAAGGCCTACATCAAGGGTCGCTTCGGTTGTTGCCAACCACAGGCCGCAACATGATAAAGGACCATTTTTCGCATCTTTTGGATGAGCAAATGAAGGAAAGTCCCAAACTATGGGAGTGCAGCCGCTTTTGCCTTGCACGCCATGCGCCAAGGCAAGTTGCATCTAATTTAATGTTGGCAGCAGGCGAGGCAATGGTCGGCTTTGGGGTGATAGAGTGCATTGCCATCTTTGATCAGCGAATGATGCGGATTTACCGATTGCTTGGTGCACAGCCGCGCCTGATCGGATCTTCTGGCACCGGCAAAGATTTTGTGGGTGTTGGAATTTGGAAGTTCACATCCCAAAACCGAGAAACGGTATCCCAGAAAGCAGGCGTGTCGGCCAAAGCTTCTGCGAAGTGGTTTGATCATGCCTTTGGCAGTACATGCCGGCAAGCCGAACTGGGTTGA
- a CDS encoding DUF1127 domain-containing protein, protein MAISLRATRFAPQFKISISTILHNVLNRIKMQRSRHRLSQLDAKALRDIGLSQATAQGEADKPIWDAPDHWLK, encoded by the coding sequence ATGGCTATTTCACTTAGAGCAACGCGGTTCGCGCCACAGTTTAAAATTTCGATTTCAACGATTTTACACAATGTTCTCAACCGGATTAAAATGCAGCGTAGCCGTCATAGGCTCAGCCAGCTAGATGCAAAAGCATTGCGCGATATTGGCCTTTCACAGGCAACGGCCCAAGGCGAGGCAGATAAACCGATTTGGGATGCCCCTGATCATTGGCTTAAATAA
- a CDS encoding AAA family ATPase, translating to MTSVGFQLSSDQAEAYDTVSQLLQAAGINLNNAQLMPPASDKSAVMALIGKAGSGKTLLLSQLYEALADIGIELITGDYESRKRRDKRTLAILAPTNKAASVLRMRGVPATTIHRILYTPLYDPEYEKIAEWLSGNAEKPTIEGLTQDALDRAYDFFQTHKSIAGALAAAGLRGSDFIIGWKRREEPLDLAFVDEASMLDERQFEDLKDIFSTLIMFGDPAQLAPVNQSGAMVFDALKPSQKIELSRIHRQEQDNPILDLAHALGDPSVGFEDFEAQIQDIASRDERVIWGQRVEVDLMARSPVLVWRNATRIRLINAFRRVHDAPEDALLPGEPLICDGIELPLKHRKKRIDLEARGLVKGAQVVYLGAGRRPGFSKLHVLGAEDPQVSAASIIKIEIPDEDEPFIPFAANMGAAFLHGSAVTIHKAQGSQWDTVQVFAPDIYAAARMGRSEAGQPLWKRLAYVAITRAQNRLVWVVRNRLSKPTNPLSTGDLRALETAPMALQIE from the coding sequence ATGACCTCTGTTGGTTTTCAACTCTCTTCCGATCAGGCAGAAGCTTATGACACCGTTAGCCAATTGCTTCAGGCTGCGGGGATTAATTTAAACAATGCTCAGCTCATGCCGCCGGCCTCGGATAAATCTGCGGTCATGGCTTTAATTGGTAAAGCTGGGTCTGGCAAAACCTTATTGCTTTCGCAGCTTTACGAGGCTTTGGCAGACATCGGTATAGAATTGATCACAGGTGATTATGAAAGCCGGAAGCGGCGCGATAAGCGCACGCTTGCAATTCTTGCCCCGACCAATAAAGCAGCAAGTGTTTTGCGTATGCGCGGCGTGCCGGCAACAACTATTCACCGGATACTCTATACCCCCCTCTATGATCCAGAATATGAGAAAATTGCTGAATGGCTTTCTGGCAACGCGGAAAAACCAACCATCGAGGGGTTAACCCAAGATGCGCTTGATCGAGCCTATGACTTTTTTCAGACGCATAAATCGATTGCCGGCGCTTTGGCTGCTGCTGGCCTTAGGGGGTCGGATTTTATCATTGGGTGGAAACGCAGGGAAGAGCCGCTTGATCTTGCCTTTGTCGATGAAGCCTCAATGCTTGATGAACGCCAATTTGAAGATTTAAAAGATATCTTCTCAACTTTGATTATGTTTGGCGACCCTGCACAACTTGCCCCTGTGAATCAGTCTGGCGCAATGGTGTTTGACGCCTTAAAGCCTTCGCAGAAGATCGAGCTCAGCCGAATTCATAGGCAAGAGCAAGATAATCCAATTCTGGATTTAGCCCACGCTCTGGGCGACCCGAGTGTCGGGTTTGAGGATTTTGAAGCGCAGATACAAGATATTGCAAGCCGTGATGAGCGTGTGATCTGGGGCCAAAGAGTCGAAGTGGATTTAATGGCGCGCAGCCCGGTTTTGGTTTGGCGAAATGCCACGCGGATAAGGCTGATTAATGCTTTTCGCAGGGTTCATGATGCGCCAGAGGATGCCTTGCTGCCGGGAGAGCCTTTGATATGTGATGGTATTGAATTGCCGCTTAAGCATCGTAAAAAGCGCATTGACCTTGAGGCGCGCGGATTGGTGAAAGGGGCACAAGTTGTCTATTTGGGCGCCGGGCGTCGACCGGGGTTTTCAAAATTGCATGTGCTAGGAGCAGAAGATCCACAGGTGTCGGCCGCCTCAATTATTAAAATAGAAATTCCCGACGAAGATGAACCTTTTATTCCCTTTGCTGCAAATATGGGGGCAGCATTCCTACATGGATCGGCTGTCACCATTCACAAAGCACAAGGCAGCCAATGGGACACGGTTCAGGTGTTTGCTCCAGACATCTATGCCGCTGCCCGAATGGGCCGATCGGAAGCGGGGCAACCATTGTGGAAAAGGCTTGCCTATGTAGCTATTACAAGGGCGCAAAATCGGCTTGTCTGGGTGGTCCGTAACCGGCTTTCAAAACCGACAAACCCGCTTAGCACCGGTGATCTACGTGCGCTTGAGACTGCCCCAATGGCGTTGCAAATTGAGTAA
- a CDS encoding D-tyrosyl-tRNA(Tyr) deacylase yields the protein MRALLQRVRQSSVEVSGHTIGKIDQGLLILICAMEADSPKDADQLAAKISKLRIFTDDAGKMNRSLIDIGGAALVVSQFTLAADTSRGNRPGFSSAAPPEEGRKLYEYFAKALAALGVQVETGEFGADMQVSLVNDGPVTIWFDTNAN from the coding sequence ATGCGTGCCTTGCTGCAACGCGTTCGCCAATCATCCGTAGAGGTCAGCGGACATACAATCGGTAAAATCGATCAAGGCCTACTCATACTGATTTGTGCCATGGAAGCAGACAGCCCGAAAGACGCTGATCAACTGGCCGCTAAAATCAGCAAGCTGCGGATCTTTACCGATGACGCCGGCAAAATGAACCGGTCTTTGATCGACATTGGCGGCGCTGCTTTGGTTGTCAGCCAATTCACACTTGCGGCAGATACATCGCGCGGCAACCGCCCCGGGTTTTCTTCGGCTGCCCCACCTGAGGAAGGCCGCAAGCTTTATGAATATTTTGCCAAAGCATTAGCCGCGCTGGGCGTCCAAGTCGAAACTGGCGAGTTTGGTGCGGATATGCAAGTTAGCCTTGTAAATGACGGGCCCGTGACAATTTGGTTTGATACCAACGCAAACTAA
- a CDS encoding protein meaA — MSNTLKTRPWLIRTYSGHSTAEASNALYRSNLQKGQTGLSVAFDLPTQTGYDSDHILAQGEVGKVGVPICHLGDMRSLFDQIPLEKMNTSMTINATAPWLLALYIAVAEEQGAEVKNLQGTVQNDIIKEYLSRGTYICPPKPSLKLISDVAQYCFTHVPKWNPMNVCSYHLQEAGATPEQELAFALATATAVLDELRPKVPKEDFPRMVGRISFFVNAGIRFVTEMCKMRAFVELWDEICATRYGVSDPKFRRFRYGVQVNSLGLTEQQPENNVYRILIEMLAVTLSKNARARAVQLPAWNEALGLPRPWDQQWSMRMQQIMAYETDLLEYEDLFDGNPVVAAKVEKLKTDALHELATLDGMGGTISAIEYMKARLVDSNAERLNKIEKNQTTVVGVNKFTTGEPSPLTSGDGGIMVVDPAVEKQQIDQLNEWRAARDQGAVEAALKQLRAAAQAGENVMPASIAAAKAGATTGEWAAQMRMVFGDYRGPTGVSRAVSNKTEGLEELREAVDKISDRLGRRLKFLVGKPGLDGHSNGAEQIAFRARDCGMDIAYEGIRLTPEQIVASAIEERPHVIGLSILSGSHLPLMEDLIDKLGAAGLGDIPVIIGGIIPDTDAKALRKIGVAKVYTPKDFDLNTIMTDIVTLCDPVAPAA, encoded by the coding sequence ATGTCTAACACCCTAAAAACCCGCCCTTGGTTAATTCGAACCTATTCAGGTCATTCCACGGCCGAGGCTTCTAATGCGCTTTACAGATCAAACTTGCAAAAAGGTCAGACCGGCCTATCCGTTGCCTTTGATCTACCAACGCAAACGGGATATGACAGCGATCATATATTAGCCCAAGGCGAGGTCGGAAAAGTTGGTGTTCCAATTTGTCACTTGGGGGATATGCGCAGCCTGTTCGACCAGATACCGCTGGAAAAAATGAACACGTCGATGACGATTAATGCCACAGCGCCATGGCTTCTTGCGCTTTATATTGCAGTGGCCGAAGAACAAGGCGCAGAGGTGAAAAACCTGCAAGGTACTGTGCAGAATGACATTATTAAAGAATACCTTTCAAGAGGCACTTACATATGCCCACCGAAGCCCTCCCTAAAGTTGATTTCCGATGTGGCGCAATATTGCTTTACCCATGTGCCTAAGTGGAACCCGATGAATGTCTGTTCCTATCATTTGCAGGAAGCCGGCGCGACCCCGGAACAGGAACTGGCCTTTGCTCTGGCCACGGCAACCGCAGTGCTAGATGAACTTCGTCCAAAAGTACCAAAAGAAGACTTTCCACGCATGGTGGGCCGCATTTCATTTTTCGTAAACGCAGGCATAAGGTTTGTCACCGAGATGTGCAAAATGCGCGCATTTGTAGAGCTTTGGGATGAAATCTGTGCAACCCGCTACGGCGTTTCTGATCCCAAATTCAGACGGTTCCGCTATGGGGTTCAGGTCAATTCACTGGGGCTGACCGAACAGCAACCGGAAAATAATGTCTACCGCATTTTAATTGAAATGCTGGCGGTTACGCTGTCGAAAAATGCCCGCGCGCGCGCGGTTCAACTGCCCGCCTGGAACGAAGCGCTGGGCCTGCCGCGCCCTTGGGATCAACAATGGTCCATGCGGATGCAGCAAATCATGGCCTATGAAACCGATCTTTTGGAGTATGAGGACCTGTTCGATGGCAATCCTGTGGTCGCGGCGAAAGTCGAAAAACTGAAGACCGATGCGCTGCATGAACTGGCAACCCTTGACGGCATGGGCGGAACCATCAGCGCGATTGAGTATATGAAGGCGCGACTGGTCGACAGCAATGCCGAACGGTTGAATAAAATTGAGAAAAATCAGACCACTGTGGTTGGGGTCAATAAATTCACCACGGGCGAGCCATCGCCTTTGACCTCGGGCGATGGAGGCATAATGGTGGTGGATCCGGCGGTGGAGAAACAGCAGATTGACCAGCTAAATGAATGGCGCGCCGCGCGCGATCAGGGCGCGGTTGAGGCCGCGCTGAAGCAATTACGCGCAGCCGCACAGGCTGGCGAGAATGTGATGCCCGCCTCGATTGCGGCGGCCAAAGCAGGCGCCACAACCGGCGAATGGGCGGCGCAAATGCGCATGGTTTTTGGCGATTATCGTGGCCCAACCGGAGTGTCGCGCGCGGTATCCAACAAGACCGAAGGCTTGGAAGAGCTGCGCGAAGCAGTTGACAAAATCAGTGATCGACTTGGTCGGCGTCTGAAATTTCTTGTGGGAAAACCGGGGCTTGACGGCCATTCCAACGGCGCTGAACAGATTGCATTTCGGGCACGGGACTGCGGGATGGACATCGCCTATGAAGGGATACGCCTGACCCCAGAGCAAATTGTTGCCTCAGCCATAGAAGAGCGCCCCCATGTGATTGGCCTGTCGATCCTATCGGGCAGCCATCTGCCGCTTATGGAGGATCTTATAGATAAACTGGGCGCAGCTGGGCTTGGGGATATCCCGGTTATTATAGGCGGCATCATTCCCGACACTGATGCCAAGGCCCTGCGAAAAATTGGCGTGGCCAAGGTGTATACACCCAAAGATTTCGACCTAAACACGATTATGACCGATATTGTAACGCTCTGTGACCCAGTTGCTCCTGCCGCCTGA
- a CDS encoding LuxR family transcriptional regulator, with product MKISAYEQALTRLEQAKERADLQSVIEEFCHIFEVEHAVYHWVNSKGAHMGVGTYPQSWINRYLQKGYLKIDPVIVGGFQSYHPMDWKKLDWSSKHARVFQADAIANGVGNQGLSIPLRGPRGQYALFTVSHNCADDVWAKFIESRRRDLILISHYFNNKALELEPEKLADVASALSPREIETLTLLAMGYNRAMVAQTLSISEHTVRVYVESARFKLGSMNTTHAVASALSRGLIVI from the coding sequence ATAAAAATATCAGCTTACGAGCAGGCCCTCACGCGTTTGGAGCAAGCAAAAGAGCGAGCTGATTTACAATCTGTTATTGAAGAGTTCTGCCACATTTTTGAAGTTGAGCATGCGGTGTATCATTGGGTTAATTCCAAGGGCGCGCATATGGGGGTTGGTACCTATCCACAATCTTGGATCAACCGATACCTGCAAAAGGGATATTTAAAAATTGATCCGGTGATTGTGGGCGGCTTTCAAAGCTATCATCCAATGGATTGGAAGAAATTGGACTGGTCCAGCAAACACGCGCGGGTGTTTCAAGCAGATGCAATTGCAAACGGTGTAGGCAATCAGGGTTTGTCAATTCCCCTTAGGGGGCCGCGCGGACAATATGCCTTGTTCACTGTTAGTCACAATTGCGCAGATGATGTTTGGGCAAAATTCATCGAAAGCCGGCGCCGTGACTTAATTTTAATTTCGCATTATTTCAATAATAAGGCGCTTGAACTTGAACCTGAAAAATTAGCGGATGTTGCTTCAGCATTATCGCCGCGGGAAATCGAAACACTCACGCTCTTGGCTATGGGCTATAATCGGGCCATGGTTGCCCAGACTTTATCAATCTCTGAGCATACGGTGCGAGTTTATGTCGAAAGCGCCCGTTTCAAATTAGGCTCGATGAATACAACCCATGCGGTTGCCAGCGCGCTTAGTCGCGGTTTGATTGTCATCTGA